The following are encoded in a window of Pontibacillus halophilus JSM 076056 = DSM 19796 genomic DNA:
- a CDS encoding T7SS effector LXG polymorphic toxin: MKVYDAESLESGVQAIHQRLRLQRNEVEQLEKSIKEMVSLTDSFAGEGGDAIRYFYEEYHLTFLAEYKEFMDQYQEKLRQLQRAMHDMEPSTNGYIREDYLNQDVEQGLDKTKQVTSALTSEANQLLQRVSDIVSTPQIDDSRFIEQVGQARNDKEDTITKLQSFDQSQTKDISALDSSVDALKSRVETLQNVVQEATIQVNNQNQTVGEKQSEDNVKSASGGFWGVIKGIFEGIKDFLVDMLTGLFGVLKTLFKYYMNPELLAMDIYQAVSNPGETWESVKDVAKYAVEGVKQAWIDDVVNGDAQSRARFFTYGSLTAATTFVGFGAGNVSKVGALGKATQAVSKAKSTNIPYNAMKTTALQKAMADGMRKTMEIGKQNMLQVLTSRPFKDMLSIKAISDRASVALTRTRNLLRPENMKTSINKVYNEVIKGPITRTNAWAKQQVAAMSQSLQPRWEVVGDGIRTDFGRGDVSADLNYAYVKGDGDYNGRQVDGVDYGRGSVKGTGNRLAGESDVKTLVGRGEQYTNGRKNRLKPNIRYQTGEYDYFYETDGAGRLVKFETENLQLTARTDRLSHSKNTPGKVKGQDHAGHLAGDRFGGSPKIDNLVSQLSDVNLKEYKKIEDTWAAALKETPPKEVTVDVEIVYDGNNMRPEKFIVNYAIDGKLEFQVIKN; the protein is encoded by the coding sequence CAAGGAATTTATGGATCAGTATCAAGAGAAGTTACGTCAATTGCAGCGTGCAATGCATGACATGGAGCCCTCAACGAACGGGTACATTCGAGAGGACTATTTAAATCAAGATGTTGAACAAGGTTTGGACAAAACCAAGCAAGTGACCTCGGCTTTAACGTCTGAAGCTAACCAACTGTTGCAGCGTGTTTCGGACATTGTCTCGACGCCTCAGATTGACGACAGTCGTTTTATAGAGCAAGTAGGCCAAGCTAGGAATGATAAAGAAGATACAATCACCAAACTCCAATCCTTCGACCAGAGCCAAACGAAAGACATAAGCGCGCTTGATTCAAGTGTGGATGCCTTAAAGAGTCGGGTGGAGACGCTTCAGAATGTCGTTCAAGAAGCGACTATTCAAGTGAACAATCAAAATCAAACGGTCGGGGAGAAACAATCCGAGGACAATGTTAAAAGTGCTTCGGGTGGATTCTGGGGAGTTATAAAGGGGATATTTGAGGGAATCAAGGACTTCCTTGTTGATATGCTTACTGGTTTATTTGGGGTACTGAAAACGCTCTTCAAATATTATATGAATCCTGAGTTACTAGCTATGGATATCTATCAAGCCGTGTCTAACCCTGGAGAGACGTGGGAATCCGTTAAGGATGTGGCAAAATACGCTGTAGAAGGGGTTAAACAGGCTTGGATTGATGATGTTGTAAACGGTGATGCACAGTCACGAGCACGATTCTTCACCTATGGCTCCCTAACAGCTGCCACAACTTTCGTCGGCTTCGGAGCTGGGAACGTAAGTAAAGTAGGTGCACTAGGGAAAGCGACTCAAGCAGTAAGTAAGGCGAAATCGACTAACATACCATATAATGCGATGAAGACCACGGCTCTCCAAAAAGCTATGGCAGATGGTATGAGAAAGACAATGGAAATCGGTAAGCAGAACATGTTACAAGTACTTACCAGCCGACCATTTAAAGACATGCTTTCTATAAAAGCAATATCCGACCGAGCGAGCGTAGCCCTAACTCGAACTCGTAATCTTCTTCGTCCAGAGAACATGAAAACTTCCATAAATAAGGTATATAATGAAGTTATCAAAGGACCAATAACCCGAACAAACGCTTGGGCGAAACAGCAAGTTGCTGCAATGTCTCAGAGTCTTCAGCCGAGATGGGAAGTTGTTGGAGATGGTATTCGAACTGATTTTGGTCGAGGTGATGTGAGCGCTGATCTTAACTATGCTTATGTAAAAGGCGATGGGGATTATAATGGTAGGCAGGTAGATGGAGTAGATTATGGTAGAGGGTCTGTTAAGGGTACGGGTAATCGTTTGGCTGGGGAAAGTGATGTTAAAACATTAGTGGGAAGAGGAGAACAGTATACAAACGGAAGAAAAAATAGATTAAAGCCTAATATTAGATATCAAACAGGCGAATATGATTACTTTTATGAAACTGATGGTGCTGGTAGGCTTGTGAAATTTGAAACGGAAAATTTACAATTAACAGCTAGAACAGATAGATTGTCACACAGTAAGAATACACCAGGAAAAGTAAAGGGACAGGACCATGCAGGCCATTTGGCGGGTGATAGATTTGGAGGATCACCTAAAATTGATAATTTAGTTTCACAATTATCTGATGTTAATTTGAAGGAATATAAGAAGATTGAAGATACATGGGCTGCGGCTTTGAAAGAAACACCTCCTAAAGAAGTAACAGTTGATGTTGAAATAGTTTATGATGGAAATAATATGCGACCAGAGAAGTTTATAGTTAATTACGCTATTGATGGTAAGTTGGAATTCCAAGTTATTAAAAATTAA